In Vigna radiata var. radiata cultivar VC1973A chromosome 3, Vradiata_ver6, whole genome shotgun sequence, the following proteins share a genomic window:
- the LOC106756674 gene encoding nudix hydrolase 18, mitochondrial, translated as MVAVVAQENVVALVSRTGRELQRYRKGRRQVVGCIPYRFKIGQKTSLDVSDELEVLVISSQKGKGMLFPKGGWELDESKKEAALRETIEEAGVRGIVGGKLGKWSFKSKTHDTFYEGYMFPLLVQEQLEFWPEQKVRQRVWMSVTEARDVCQHWWMKEALDRLVNRLAGQKVGRDNKQVLGSIINCTRDAKSDL; from the exons atggtggcTGTGGTTGCCCAGGAAAATGTTGTGGCATTGGTTTCTCGTACCGGCAGGGAGTTGCAACGTTATAGAAAAGGTCGTCGCCAAGTTGTGGG ATGCATACCGTACAGATTTAAGATTGGGCAGAAAACTTCATTGGACGTTTCTGATGAATTGGAAGTTCTGGTTATCAGTTCTCAGAAGGGAAAAGGGATGCTATTTCCGAAG GGAGGTTGGGAATTGGACGAATCAAAAAAGGAGGCAGCTTTGAGAGAAACCATAGAGGAAGCTGGGGTGAGAGGCATTGTTGGG GGTAAATTGGGTAAATGGAGTTTCAAGAGTAAGACTCATGACACTTTCTATGAAGGCTACATGTTCCCTTTACTTGTTCAAGAGCAACTGGAGTTCTGGCCTGAGCAAAAAGTTCGTCAAAGAGTATGG ATGAGCGTCACCGAAGCAAGGGATGTTTGTCAACACTGGTGGATGAAGGAAGCTCTAGACAGATTAGTAAACCGTCTAGCTGGTCAAAAAGTCGGTCGTGATAATAAGCAAGTTCTTGGTTCTATTATAAACTGCACAAGAGATGCCAAATCTGACTTGTAA